The DNA window ATCCGAGCACCGAGGAGCGCGCGTACTACACTCGGGGCGGTCCGCCGAACGCCTTCGGCGACGCGCTCGATCGAACCTTCCTCGACCGGCGGATCGCGTTCAACGTGTACGTCCAGTACCACGTCGATCCGGTGACGGCAGACGGGACGCCGGTGAAACGACAGGTCATGGTGGACATGGGCACGCCGAGCGACAACGCGGTGACGGCGAGCCAGTCGATCGCGGTGTCGAACGACACCACGCTGACCGCCGACGGGTTCGAGGGCCGGACCCTCGAGGCGGTTGCCGCCGACCCGGACGCGGAGTTCTACGCGCCCCCGGTCGACGACGGCCCGACGTACAACGTCCTGGAGGTGTACATCGTCGTATGGCGGATGTGAGTCTTGGTCCTCCCGACGGGAAGCGGCTTCGCGAAGCCGACCGCGGCCAGCTGCTGGTGGTCGCCGGACTCGTGATGGCGGTCTCGCTCGTCGCGCTCGTCGTCCTGTTGAACGCGACGATATTCACCGAGAACCTCGCGACTCGGGGGATCGAGACCGCGGACGGCGAGACCGCCGACGTCAGAGCGACCGCGGTCGGGAGCGTCGGGGAGCTGATCGACGCGACGAACCGCGCGGACCCGGATTCACACGATGCCGCGAACGACACCGTCCGCGAGGGCGTCGCCGATCTGGACGAACGGATGGCGCGGAGCTACGCGGAGCGGGGCGGCGTGGTCCACCTCGAGACCGACGAATCCCGGATGACCGAGGGATGGCACCTCTCTACCGCGGGCAACGCCACGTCGCTCGCGAACGCCACGGGCGCGACGGCGTACGCGTTCGTCGACGGGATCGACCGGACGCGGGGGTTCTCGCTGTCGCTCTCCGTCGACGACCTCGCGACGACGACCCCGAGCAACGCGACCGGCGAGGCGTTCCACGTCGCCTTCGACGGGCCCGCGCTCTCGGAGAGTCGGGAAGTGTACGTCTACCGGAACGGCTCCGGCGACGTCGTCGTCGCGAACGGGACCGCCGGCGGCGACCCGGACGTTCGGTGCTCGACCGCGGCCGCGTCGGGCGAGGACGTGGCACTCGATCTCACCGACGAGCGGCTCGGCGACGCCGCCTGTCCGGGACTCTGGCCCGCGGAGCTGGTCGTTCCGACCGACGGGTACGCGATCCGGTTCGGGAACGCCGACGCGGCCGACGGGACCGCGACCGCGACCGTCCGACCGCGGCCGGCGGGGTCGGATCCCGGAGCCGACCACGGCGGGGTCTCGCCCGCCGTCTACGACGCCACGGTCGACCTCCGCTACCGGACGGCCGACCTCCGGTTCGAAACCACCGTTCGGGTCGCTCCGGGTGAGCCGCGTGCGTGACCGGATCTCCCGTGGCGGGCCGCTCGGCTCGGGGGACTCGATGTCCCGCGACGACCGGGGTGTGAGCACGACCGTCGGCTACGTGTTGACGCTCGCGATCGGGGCGGTGCTGCTCTCCGGGGTCGTCGT is part of the Halorubrum aethiopicum genome and encodes:
- a CDS encoding DUF7288 family protein, translated to MSRSRPLRPTGSDDRGQAHTLEAFVAAILLVAGLTFALQATAVTPLSASTSNQHIENQQRAAATGLLETSAANGDLREAVLDWHPGNATVSPGFDPSTEERAYYTRGGPPNAFGDALDRTFLDRRIAFNVYVQYHVDPVTADGTPVKRQVMVDMGTPSDNAVTASQSIAVSNDTTLTADGFEGRTLEAVAADPDAEFYAPPVDDGPTYNVLEVYIVVWRM
- a CDS encoding DUF7261 family protein, which produces MADVSLGPPDGKRLREADRGQLLVVAGLVMAVSLVALVVLLNATIFTENLATRGIETADGETADVRATAVGSVGELIDATNRADPDSHDAANDTVREGVADLDERMARSYAERGGVVHLETDESRMTEGWHLSTAGNATSLANATGATAYAFVDGIDRTRGFSLSLSVDDLATTTPSNATGEAFHVAFDGPALSESREVYVYRNGSGDVVVANGTAGGDPDVRCSTAAASGEDVALDLTDERLGDAACPGLWPAELVVPTDGYAIRFGNADAADGTATATVRPRPAGSDPGADHGGVSPAVYDATVDLRYRTADLRFETTVRVAPGEPRA